Proteins encoded together in one Streptomyces sp. NA04227 window:
- a CDS encoding dipeptide/oligopeptide/nickel ABC transporter permease/ATP-binding protein, translating into MTTDKRSPLTKSPRRLAHELARPGIKLRGLSRLPLLSKISLVVLTVVVGMAVFAPFLAPHDPLDQATMIGDGAPSGDHWLGQDSLGRDILSRLMYGARWSLAIGLGATSLALVAGAILGAIAATSGKVVDETLMRCLDVVMAFPGIALAAVLVTVFGGGIPVLICAIAFLFTPPIARVVRANVMAQYGEDYVVAERLIGARTWHIVVRHVAVNCAAPVLVFCTVQVAEAIVFEASLSFIGAGVRPPDPSWGSVIADGKNLVQIGGWWATVFPGLLILITVLALNILSEGVSDAWAAPAGRGVPSSRARHEDALEAPEPGSGKILELPGLTAAAARLRSRARPLPEGKPVLRVKDLAIGFEGRHEGVDIVDGISFEVRPGEVLGLVGESGCGKSLTALTVMGLAPKGARIRGEVVFDGQELTGMRISARRRLLGHDMAMIYQDALSSLNPAMSIRAQLKQVVRRGGTHTSRELLEMVGLDPERTLRSYPHELSGGQRQRVLIAIALSRSPKLIVADEPTTALDVTVQAQIIELLLRLRAELGFSLILVSHDLALVADVTDRVVVMYGGQIVETGVTADLVEAPTHHYTRGLLGSVLSLESAAERMTQIKGVVPSPADFPAGCRFADRCPLASELCRTTAPELLGRGRLHSAACHHPALDLLGAGAPGGRRLVDGTDPEDPDGRESDGRESEPVT; encoded by the coding sequence ATGACCACCGACAAGCGCTCCCCCCTCACCAAGAGCCCCCGGCGCCTGGCACACGAGCTCGCCCGCCCCGGCATCAAGCTGCGCGGCCTCTCCCGGCTGCCGCTGCTGTCCAAGATCTCCCTGGTCGTGCTCACCGTGGTGGTCGGGATGGCGGTGTTCGCACCGTTCCTCGCCCCGCACGACCCGCTCGACCAGGCCACGATGATCGGCGACGGCGCCCCCTCCGGCGACCACTGGCTCGGCCAGGACTCGCTCGGCCGCGACATCCTCTCCCGGCTGATGTACGGCGCCCGCTGGTCGCTGGCCATCGGCCTGGGCGCCACCTCGCTCGCCCTGGTCGCGGGCGCGATCCTCGGCGCGATCGCCGCCACCAGCGGCAAGGTCGTCGACGAGACCCTGATGCGCTGCCTCGACGTGGTGATGGCCTTCCCCGGTATCGCGCTCGCCGCGGTGCTCGTGACGGTCTTCGGCGGCGGCATCCCGGTACTGATCTGCGCCATCGCCTTCCTGTTCACCCCGCCGATCGCGCGCGTGGTGCGGGCCAACGTGATGGCGCAGTACGGCGAGGACTATGTGGTCGCCGAGCGGCTGATCGGCGCGCGGACCTGGCACATCGTGGTCCGGCACGTGGCCGTCAACTGTGCCGCCCCGGTGCTCGTCTTCTGCACCGTGCAGGTCGCCGAGGCCATCGTCTTCGAGGCTTCGCTGTCCTTCATCGGCGCGGGTGTGCGCCCGCCCGACCCGTCCTGGGGCAGCGTCATCGCCGACGGCAAGAACCTGGTCCAGATCGGCGGCTGGTGGGCGACGGTCTTCCCGGGTCTGCTGATCCTGATCACCGTGCTGGCCCTGAACATCCTGTCCGAGGGGGTCTCCGACGCCTGGGCGGCGCCCGCCGGACGCGGGGTGCCCAGCTCCCGGGCGCGCCACGAGGACGCCCTGGAGGCGCCCGAGCCGGGCAGCGGAAAGATCCTGGAACTGCCGGGACTCACCGCGGCCGCGGCCCGGCTCCGAAGCCGCGCCCGGCCGCTGCCCGAGGGCAAACCCGTGCTGCGGGTGAAGGACCTCGCGATCGGCTTCGAGGGCAGGCACGAGGGCGTCGACATCGTCGACGGCATCAGTTTCGAGGTACGTCCCGGTGAAGTGCTCGGCCTGGTGGGCGAGTCGGGCTGCGGCAAGTCGCTGACCGCGCTGACCGTGATGGGCCTCGCCCCGAAGGGCGCCCGGATCCGCGGCGAGGTCGTCTTCGACGGCCAGGAGCTGACCGGGATGCGGATAAGCGCGCGGCGCCGTCTGCTCGGCCACGACATGGCGATGATCTACCAGGACGCGCTGTCCTCGCTGAACCCCGCGATGAGCATCCGCGCCCAGCTCAAGCAGGTGGTACGGCGCGGTGGCACCCACACCTCGCGCGAACTCCTGGAGATGGTCGGCCTCGACCCCGAACGCACCCTGCGCAGCTACCCGCACGAGCTGTCCGGCGGCCAGCGCCAGCGCGTCCTCATCGCGATCGCGCTGTCGCGCAGCCCGAAGCTGATCGTCGCCGACGAACCGACCACGGCGCTCGACGTCACCGTCCAGGCCCAGATCATCGAGCTGCTGCTGAGGCTCCGCGCCGAACTCGGCTTCTCGCTGATCCTGGTCTCGCACGACCTGGCCCTGGTCGCCGACGTCACCGACCGGGTGGTGGTCATGTACGGCGGTCAGATCGTGGAGACCGGCGTGACCGCCGACCTCGTCGAGGCGCCCACCCACCACTACACCCGCGGACTGCTCGGTTCGGTGCTCTCGCTGGAGTCCGCGGCCGAGCGCATGACGCAGATCAAGGGCGTGGTGCCCTCGCCCGCCGACTTCCCCGCGGGCTGCCGCTTCGCGGACCGCTGCCCGCTGGCCAGCGAGCTGTGCCGGACCACCGCGCCCGAAC
- a CDS encoding ABC transporter permease, with translation MAAVARILARRIVLLVPLMLGIVLFVFLVMRFSDNDPASAYYQGANPTQEQLHEFREKNGLLDPLPVRYVDFVGDLLRGDMGFSVLNRQPVVDQVSTALPLTVQLTFLGLAIAVVLALTLGVTAAIYRDRFPDQLIRVISLVGVAAPGFWLALLMIQYLAVDLGWFPTGGYVNPGDSFTGWLKTMTLPALALSLPVAAQLIRIVRTAVVEELDKDYVRTAIGSGLPPVVVVGRNVLRNALINPLTVLGLRVGYLLGGAVVIETIFNLPGMGKLMIDAVKNGDPAVVQGVVLTTAFGFVIVNLVIDILYLLVNPRLRGAA, from the coding sequence GTGGCCGCGGTCGCCAGAATCCTGGCTCGTCGCATTGTCCTGCTCGTCCCGCTGATGCTCGGCATCGTGCTGTTCGTGTTCCTCGTGATGCGGTTCTCGGACAACGATCCCGCCTCGGCGTACTACCAGGGGGCCAACCCCACCCAGGAACAGCTGCACGAGTTCCGGGAGAAGAACGGCCTCCTCGACCCGCTGCCGGTGCGCTACGTCGACTTCGTCGGTGACCTGCTCCGCGGCGACATGGGCTTCAGCGTGCTGAACCGGCAGCCCGTGGTGGACCAGGTCTCCACGGCGCTGCCGCTCACCGTGCAGCTGACCTTCCTCGGCCTCGCGATCGCGGTCGTGCTCGCTCTCACCCTGGGCGTCACGGCCGCGATCTACCGGGACCGCTTCCCCGACCAGCTGATCCGGGTGATCTCGCTGGTCGGGGTGGCGGCACCGGGCTTCTGGCTGGCGCTGCTGATGATCCAGTACCTCGCCGTCGACCTGGGCTGGTTCCCGACCGGCGGCTATGTGAACCCCGGCGACTCGTTCACCGGCTGGCTCAAGACGATGACCCTGCCCGCGCTCGCGCTGTCGCTGCCGGTGGCCGCGCAGCTCATCCGTATCGTGCGCACCGCGGTGGTGGAGGAACTCGACAAGGACTACGTGCGCACCGCGATCGGCAGTGGACTGCCGCCGGTCGTCGTGGTCGGCCGCAACGTCCTGCGCAACGCACTGATCAACCCGCTGACCGTGCTCGGCCTGAGGGTCGGCTATCTGCTCGGCGGCGCCGTGGTCATCGAGACGATCTTCAACCTGCCCGGCATGGGCAAGCTGATGATCGACGCGGTCAAGAACGGCGACCCGGCGGTGGTGCAGGGCGTCGTCCTGACCACGGCCTTCGGCTTCGTGATCGTCAACCTCGTCATCGACATCCTCTATCTGCTCGTCAATCCGCGACTGCGGGGTGCCGCCTGA